Proteins encoded in a region of the Corynebacterium genitalium ATCC 33030 genome:
- a CDS encoding TraB/GumN family protein produces the protein MSSSTPFADSLFWSLRSPEGKESFLFGTLHVIDDTKIALPVSELEQILKSKEALFVEINPHDLDDLREQGLEQLGSETEMSQKTASETLSPEDLERLRNVLNASPRLSPMKDHLEHLPVGSLAQLVRVETQLRSELFDQSTFEPETHFVDVAMKEEIPVESLERVEEQFAHMHENEDLAEALDEYYADDAFDMFERYVEQNLLLVRDKDLNSPAMVERNRTLASKLDHVLRDKEGLVLVGAAHLPLDHGVLAGLSREGWTVRKVELPVERR, from the coding sequence ATGAGCTCATCCACACCGTTCGCTGATTCTCTCTTCTGGTCGCTCAGGTCACCGGAGGGAAAAGAATCCTTTCTCTTCGGAACCCTCCACGTCATCGACGACACGAAGATCGCGTTGCCGGTGAGCGAGCTCGAACAGATCCTCAAGAGCAAAGAGGCACTGTTCGTTGAGATCAACCCCCACGACCTTGATGATCTGCGGGAGCAGGGGCTCGAACAACTCGGCAGCGAAACTGAGATGAGCCAGAAAACTGCATCCGAAACCCTTTCCCCGGAGGACTTAGAGCGGCTTCGGAATGTGTTGAACGCGTCCCCGCGACTTTCACCAATGAAAGATCACCTTGAGCACTTACCCGTTGGTTCACTTGCGCAGCTGGTCAGAGTGGAAACCCAGCTGCGCTCAGAGCTTTTCGACCAGAGCACGTTCGAGCCTGAAACTCACTTCGTCGACGTTGCAATGAAGGAAGAGATTCCGGTTGAATCCCTTGAACGTGTTGAAGAGCAGTTTGCACACATGCACGAAAACGAGGACCTCGCGGAAGCGTTAGACGAGTACTACGCGGACGACGCATTCGACATGTTTGAGCGTTATGTAGAGCAAAACTTGCTACTGGTTCGGGACAAGGACCTGAACTCGCCCGCCATGGTTGAGCGCAATCGTACTCTGGCCAGCAAGCTGGATCACGTGCTGCGCGACAAAGAGGGGTTGGTTCTCGTCGGCGCTGCCCACCTACCTCTCGACCACGGCGTGTTGGCGGGCCTGTCGCGCGAGGGATGGACAGTGCGAAAGGTCGAGCTGCCCGTCGAGCGACGCTAA
- a CDS encoding LamB/YcsF family protein: protein MSEHIDLNADLGETTAGNPVADDAAMLEMVSSANVATGFHAGDPHSIKGTLVDAKRSNVTVGAHIAYKDPAGFGRRFIDYDPAELADETLYQIGALDALARAQGLEVRYVKPHGALYNTIVHHDKHAQAVIDGIKAFGDLPVMLLPGGAAVDIAEKAGLRVIREAFADRGYNPDGTLVSRREPNAVMTDAQQVAERVLQVASTGAVTAIDGSIVDVAAESVCVHGDSPGSVELTRSVVAKLQDEGIEIRSFL, encoded by the coding sequence GTGAGCGAGCACATCGACCTCAACGCCGACCTTGGCGAGACGACGGCGGGTAACCCCGTCGCCGACGACGCAGCCATGCTGGAGATGGTCTCCAGCGCCAACGTGGCTACAGGTTTCCACGCGGGTGATCCGCATTCCATTAAAGGGACGCTTGTCGACGCGAAAAGAAGCAACGTGACCGTCGGCGCCCACATCGCCTACAAGGACCCGGCCGGTTTCGGACGTCGTTTCATCGACTACGACCCAGCCGAGCTGGCTGACGAGACTTTGTACCAAATTGGCGCTCTTGACGCACTGGCCCGTGCGCAGGGATTGGAGGTCCGTTACGTCAAGCCGCACGGTGCGCTGTACAACACCATCGTTCACCACGACAAGCACGCCCAAGCCGTGATCGACGGCATCAAAGCCTTTGGGGATCTCCCAGTCATGCTTCTGCCTGGCGGCGCCGCGGTGGACATCGCAGAAAAGGCTGGCCTGCGGGTGATCCGTGAAGCCTTCGCGGACCGCGGGTACAACCCGGACGGCACTTTGGTCTCCCGCCGCGAACCGAACGCTGTGATGACGGACGCCCAACAGGTGGCTGAGCGCGTGTTGCAGGTCGCCTCAACCGGTGCCGTCACTGCCATCGACGGCAGTATCGTCGACGTTGCTGCGGAATCGGTGTGCGTGCACGGCGACTCCCCCGGCTCTGTTGAGTTGACCCGCAGCGTTGTGGCGAAGCTGCAGGACGAAGGCATTGAGATCAGGAGCTTCCTGTGA
- a CDS encoding putative quinol monooxygenase → MILINVRFKPLPENTENFRELVADFTDASRNEAGCLFFEWYRNTDQPGEYILVEAFQDDAAEAHVTSDHFKAAQELFPKILEETPEIINTLIEGKTEWDEMAEFKVN, encoded by the coding sequence ATGATCCTCATCAATGTCCGTTTCAAGCCCTTGCCCGAAAACACCGAGAACTTCCGCGAACTGGTCGCCGACTTCACTGATGCGTCCCGCAACGAGGCCGGATGCCTGTTCTTCGAGTGGTACCGCAACACCGACCAGCCTGGCGAGTACATCCTCGTCGAGGCGTTCCAGGACGATGCCGCCGAGGCCCACGTCACCTCTGACCACTTCAAGGCCGCACAGGAGCTGTTCCCGAAGATTTTGGAGGAGACCCCGGAGATCATCAACACCCTGATCGAAGGCAAGACCGAGTGGGACGAGATGGCTGAGTTCAAGGTGAACTAG
- a CDS encoding 3-hydroxyisobutyryl-CoA hydrolase translates to MSESNENATQPVKIDVVQSTGVVTLDRPKALNSLNPDILYPIIEALHAWREDDAIEQVLVQSSGKHFCAGGDVRYAREQIMAGNHDGVDEFFRREYEMNYLISEFPKPYISLISGVVMGGGLGLSAHGSHFVVTPDAFASMPEMNIGYFTDVGMSWTLQNLPKHPSQGLGTFVALTGYRLKANDMMATGLATHLVESLDGVAERVINEGVGALDAMGMEHGEAEIESMYSLVDGTFAGPWSHIREQLTGELGELANPLLKQASPASLVASAELMDANAKHDLKGSLDNEERLGLKIRREPDFLEGVRAVLVDKSNDADFAPEPGPERYRKVLD, encoded by the coding sequence ATGAGTGAAAGCAACGAAAATGCGACGCAACCAGTGAAAATCGATGTGGTTCAGTCTACCGGAGTGGTCACGCTCGACCGGCCGAAGGCGCTGAACTCGCTGAACCCGGACATTCTCTACCCGATCATCGAAGCGTTGCACGCCTGGCGCGAGGACGACGCGATTGAGCAAGTGCTGGTTCAATCGAGCGGCAAGCACTTCTGTGCGGGCGGCGATGTGCGGTACGCGCGCGAGCAGATCATGGCCGGCAACCACGACGGCGTCGACGAGTTCTTCCGCCGCGAATACGAGATGAACTACCTCATCTCCGAGTTTCCAAAGCCGTATATCTCACTCATCTCCGGAGTGGTCATGGGTGGCGGTTTGGGCCTGTCTGCACACGGCAGCCACTTCGTGGTCACGCCCGACGCATTCGCTTCGATGCCGGAGATGAACATCGGCTACTTCACCGACGTGGGCATGAGCTGGACGCTGCAGAACCTGCCGAAGCACCCGTCGCAAGGCTTGGGCACGTTCGTCGCGCTTACGGGGTACCGCCTGAAAGCGAATGACATGATGGCCACGGGCCTAGCCACGCACCTCGTTGAATCGCTCGATGGTGTCGCGGAGCGCGTGATCAACGAGGGGGTTGGTGCACTCGACGCGATGGGCATGGAGCACGGCGAAGCGGAGATCGAGAGCATGTATTCGCTTGTCGACGGCACTTTCGCCGGCCCCTGGTCTCACATCCGTGAGCAGCTGACTGGTGAGCTCGGCGAGCTGGCCAACCCGCTGCTGAAGCAGGCCTCACCGGCATCATTGGTCGCCTCGGCGGAGCTGATGGATGCCAACGCCAAGCACGATCTGAAGGGCAGTCTCGACAACGAAGAGAGGTTGGGGTTGAAGATCCGCCGCGAGCCGGATTTCCTCGAAGGAGTACGCGCTGTGCTGGTGGATAAGTCCAACGATGCGGACTTCGCCCCGGAGCCAGGGCCGGAGCGGTACAGGAAAGTACTAGACTAA
- a CDS encoding putative hydro-lyase produces MGSTVGVEKDPARARDYFRTHDVGTTAGWAPGYAQANLIAVDQKYAFDFLLFAQRNPKPCPVLGVLEAGQLNSELMAGGDIRKDIPAYRIYKHGVLIDEITDATGYWTDSTVAFLIGCSFTFEDALIAEGIPVAHIEQGRNVPMYLTTLETEPAGVFGGPMVVSMRPIPVNRVADAVRVTSRYPAVHGAPIHVGDPAAIGIKDLGAPDFGDPVDIPAGTIPVFWGCGVTPQSVVMSSKPELAICHAPGKMLITDIPDRSYQVP; encoded by the coding sequence ATTGGCAGCACTGTGGGCGTAGAAAAGGATCCCGCCCGCGCGCGGGACTACTTCCGCACCCACGACGTGGGCACCACCGCGGGGTGGGCGCCCGGCTACGCGCAGGCGAACCTTATTGCGGTTGACCAGAAGTACGCTTTCGACTTCTTGCTGTTCGCTCAGCGCAACCCGAAGCCGTGCCCGGTGCTCGGCGTTCTCGAGGCAGGCCAACTTAATTCCGAGCTCATGGCCGGCGGCGACATTCGCAAGGATATTCCGGCGTACAGGATCTACAAGCACGGTGTGCTTATCGACGAAATCACCGACGCCACCGGCTACTGGACCGACTCCACGGTGGCATTTCTCATCGGCTGCTCATTCACATTCGAAGACGCCCTCATTGCCGAGGGAATTCCAGTCGCGCATATTGAGCAGGGGCGCAATGTGCCCATGTACCTAACCACCCTCGAGACGGAGCCAGCTGGGGTCTTCGGCGGGCCGATGGTGGTGTCTATGCGCCCGATCCCTGTTAACCGCGTCGCGGACGCTGTGCGGGTCACTTCGCGCTATCCAGCGGTGCATGGTGCGCCGATCCATGTCGGCGACCCGGCGGCGATCGGCATTAAGGATCTTGGGGCACCCGATTTCGGTGACCCCGTGGACATCCCCGCCGGCACTATCCCAGTGTTCTGGGGTTGCGGCGTGACTCCGCAGTCCGTCGTGATGAGTTCCAAGCCGGAGCTGGCCATCTGCCATGCCCCGGGCAAGATGCTCATCACTGATATTCCGGACCGGTCCTACCAGGTTCCGTAA
- a CDS encoding DNA-3-methyladenine glycosylase, with the protein MIDFTAPADVVGPQLLGCLITHNGVTIRLTEVEAYLGEEDEAAHTYRGKTQRNAAMFGEPGRLYVYLSYGIHLNGNIVCAPEGTGQGCLMRGGEVVEGVDVARERRQAKGNIVVDENLARGPGNLGQALGLSLPDNGTPVQLTERDEEPEWESGPRVGISKNVDAPYRFWIPGDRTVSKFRGKKR; encoded by the coding sequence ATGATCGATTTCACCGCACCCGCTGACGTTGTCGGCCCACAGTTGCTCGGCTGCCTGATCACCCACAACGGCGTGACAATCCGGCTGACAGAGGTGGAGGCTTACCTCGGCGAGGAGGATGAGGCCGCACACACCTACCGCGGAAAGACGCAGCGTAATGCTGCCATGTTCGGCGAGCCGGGCCGGCTCTACGTCTACCTCTCCTACGGCATCCACTTGAACGGCAACATTGTCTGCGCTCCGGAAGGCACGGGCCAGGGATGCCTCATGCGTGGTGGTGAGGTTGTAGAGGGGGTCGACGTGGCGCGGGAACGTCGACAAGCGAAAGGCAATATTGTCGTCGACGAGAACCTTGCGCGCGGACCCGGAAATTTGGGGCAGGCGCTGGGGCTGTCCCTGCCCGACAACGGCACCCCCGTCCAGCTGACCGAACGCGATGAAGAACCAGAGTGGGAGTCTGGGCCGCGGGTGGGCATCAGCAAAAACGTTGACGCCCCCTACCGTTTCTGGATCCCCGGCGACCGGACCGTGAGCAAGTTCCGGGGAAAGAAGCGCTAG
- the ppk2 gene encoding polyphosphate kinase 2: protein MSSDINSEARDSKAEEYTKPPKLSKKAYEKELLRLQAELVKLQQWVVATGARIVIVMEGRDAAGKGSAIKRITQYLNPRVCRIEALPKPTEREQTQWYFQRYIERLPAAGEIVIFDRSWYNRAGVERVMGFCTTDEYRRFLHQAPIFERLLVEDGILLRKYWFSVSDEEQIARFQSRREDPLRQWKLSPMDLESITKWEEYSRAKDEMFVHTDIPEAPWNTVESEDKKRSRINVISHLLASIPYEDVALDLPEIPERPASSNYERPPREEFRYVPDVAADLERNKKGKKN from the coding sequence ATGAGTTCCGACATCAATTCCGAAGCCCGAGATTCCAAAGCAGAGGAATACACTAAGCCCCCGAAGCTGTCGAAGAAGGCTTATGAGAAAGAGCTGCTGCGGCTCCAGGCCGAGCTGGTGAAGTTGCAGCAGTGGGTCGTTGCCACGGGTGCCCGTATCGTCATCGTGATGGAGGGTCGCGACGCCGCTGGCAAGGGCTCGGCGATCAAGCGCATTACCCAGTACCTCAACCCGCGGGTGTGCCGCATTGAGGCATTGCCTAAGCCGACGGAGCGCGAGCAGACGCAGTGGTACTTCCAGCGCTACATTGAGCGCCTGCCTGCGGCTGGGGAGATCGTCATCTTTGACCGCTCCTGGTACAACCGCGCCGGTGTTGAGCGCGTGATGGGCTTCTGCACGACGGACGAGTACCGCCGTTTCCTCCACCAGGCGCCGATCTTTGAACGCCTGCTGGTCGAGGACGGGATCTTGCTGCGCAAGTACTGGTTCTCTGTCTCCGATGAAGAGCAGATTGCGCGTTTCCAGTCCCGCCGCGAAGACCCGTTGCGCCAGTGGAAGCTGTCACCGATGGATCTGGAATCCATCACGAAGTGGGAGGAGTACTCCCGCGCGAAAGACGAGATGTTCGTCCACACCGACATCCCAGAGGCGCCGTGGAACACGGTGGAGAGCGAAGATAAGAAGCGCTCGCGCATCAACGTCATCTCGCATCTGCTGGCCTCGATCCCGTACGAGGACGTTGCACTCGACCTCCCTGAGATCCCGGAGCGGCCCGCCTCCAGCAACTATGAGCGGCCACCGCGCGAGGAGTTCCGTTACGTCCCCGATGTCGCTGCCGACTTGGAGCGCAACAAAAAGGGCAAGAAGAACTAG
- a CDS encoding biotin carboxylase N-terminal domain-containing protein translates to MTTPAPQTSLKAVLIANRGEIAVRIARAARDLGIRSIAVYSDADTGALHTLVADEAYRLPGNSASETYMNVPALISLAHKVGADCIHPGYGFLSENSDFARAVVDAGLTWIGPTPESIELLGDKIAARRVAVEVGAPLAPGTEDPIGDWEEARAFAEEHGMPIAIKAAYGGGGRGLKVVHDEADIEDAFASAGREAKEAFGRAECYVEKFLTHPRHVEAQVLADTHGNVAVLGTRDCSTQRRFQKLIEEAPAPFLTDEQRAGIEDGAREICRAANYVGAGTVEYIVSEDGTVSFLEVNTRVQVEHPVTEVVTGVDIIAEQFRIADGQELSFGGDPEITTHAFEFRINAEDVTNGFAPAPGSVTRFDVPTGPGIRVDSGVRTGSEIPAYYDSLMAKLIVTGPNRDAALARSRQALKEFTIEGVRTVLPFHRDMVDTPELNGDSLDIYTDWVDGNYSPSANHETADIEHIYDERETVVIEIDGRLHQIGFPRSLLRGGVTGESPSSAAENTAGSGGEGAVTVKYESTIVKWMVSDGDTVEKDQPLATVEAMKMESTIKSPTAGTISLSASEKDRVKAGTTIATIA, encoded by the coding sequence ATGACCACTCCTGCACCTCAGACATCCTTGAAAGCGGTGCTCATTGCCAACCGTGGGGAGATCGCGGTCCGCATCGCCCGCGCGGCGCGCGACCTGGGCATCCGATCCATCGCGGTCTATTCCGACGCTGACACCGGCGCGCTGCACACGCTCGTTGCCGACGAGGCCTACCGCCTGCCCGGCAATAGCGCTTCCGAGACGTACATGAACGTCCCGGCACTGATCTCCCTGGCGCATAAAGTTGGAGCAGACTGCATCCACCCCGGTTACGGCTTCCTGTCGGAGAACTCTGACTTCGCCCGTGCAGTTGTTGACGCTGGCCTGACTTGGATTGGCCCCACTCCCGAGTCGATCGAGCTGCTCGGTGACAAGATCGCCGCCCGCCGCGTCGCCGTGGAGGTTGGAGCGCCGCTGGCCCCTGGCACCGAAGATCCGATCGGCGACTGGGAGGAGGCCCGCGCCTTCGCGGAAGAACACGGCATGCCGATTGCGATTAAGGCCGCTTACGGTGGTGGTGGACGCGGTTTGAAGGTCGTCCACGACGAGGCTGACATCGAGGACGCTTTCGCATCTGCCGGCCGCGAAGCCAAGGAAGCTTTCGGCCGTGCGGAATGCTACGTGGAGAAGTTTCTCACCCACCCGCGCCACGTTGAAGCTCAGGTGCTTGCCGACACCCACGGCAACGTCGCAGTGCTAGGAACCCGAGACTGCTCGACGCAACGCCGGTTCCAGAAACTCATCGAGGAAGCCCCCGCACCCTTCCTCACCGACGAGCAGCGCGCCGGCATCGAGGACGGTGCCCGCGAGATCTGTCGCGCAGCGAACTACGTGGGTGCCGGAACCGTCGAATATATCGTTTCCGAAGATGGCACCGTGTCATTCCTGGAGGTGAACACCCGCGTGCAGGTGGAGCATCCCGTCACAGAGGTGGTCACGGGCGTGGACATCATCGCTGAGCAGTTCCGCATCGCTGACGGCCAGGAGCTGTCCTTCGGTGGGGACCCGGAGATCACCACGCACGCCTTCGAGTTCCGCATCAACGCCGAGGACGTCACCAACGGTTTCGCACCTGCGCCGGGCTCCGTCACGCGTTTCGACGTCCCCACCGGCCCCGGCATTCGCGTCGACTCTGGGGTGCGGACAGGCAGTGAGATCCCCGCCTACTACGACTCGCTGATGGCCAAGCTGATTGTCACCGGCCCGAACCGCGACGCGGCTCTGGCGCGCTCCCGCCAAGCCCTGAAGGAATTCACCATTGAGGGAGTGCGCACAGTGTTGCCGTTCCACCGCGACATGGTGGATACTCCGGAGCTCAACGGCGATTCTCTGGATATCTACACCGACTGGGTGGACGGCAATTACTCCCCCAGCGCCAACCACGAAACGGCCGATATCGAGCACATTTACGACGAGCGGGAGACCGTCGTCATCGAAATCGACGGGCGCCTGCACCAGATCGGCTTCCCCCGCAGCTTGCTCCGCGGCGGCGTCACTGGCGAGTCACCTTCTTCCGCCGCGGAGAATACTGCTGGTAGCGGCGGTGAAGGGGCTGTGACGGTGAAGTACGAGTCGACCATCGTGAAGTGGATGGTCAGCGACGGCGACACCGTGGAAAAGGATCAGCCGCTGGCCACCGTCGAGGCCATGAAGATGGAATCCACCATCAAATCCCCGACCGCCGGCACGATCTCGCTCTCCGCGTCGGAGAAGGACCGTGTGAAGGCGGGAACGACGATCGCAACGATCGCCTAA
- a CDS encoding HAD family hydrolase, whose amino-acid sequence MSFPRIVALDMDGTLVDPDGNIPDEFWPLLGRAQDAGMIIAPTSGRQLATLQTMFDGRGLETFIAENGAVVWHRGEIVSTKPMSLDTVTSILDAVRESNTAIHPVVCMPEYAYVAEAMPQWVQEETDKYYVSQRAVGSLIDAARTDSNPTTKVSLFVESNAEDDGVPLIEKAAPGVNAAVSSEHWLDIMSDDANKGAALTSLAESLDVDIADTAAIGDYLNDTSMLEAAGTAVAMGNAHSDLKAIADEITGTNAEHGALKAIRRWLEANA is encoded by the coding sequence ATGAGCTTTCCCCGCATCGTTGCTTTGGACATGGACGGCACGCTCGTCGACCCGGACGGCAACATTCCCGACGAATTCTGGCCGCTGCTGGGGCGTGCCCAGGACGCTGGGATGATCATCGCCCCCACATCGGGCCGCCAGCTGGCCACACTGCAGACAATGTTCGACGGCCGCGGACTGGAGACGTTCATCGCCGAAAACGGCGCCGTCGTGTGGCACCGCGGAGAGATCGTCTCTACCAAGCCGATGTCCCTGGACACCGTCACTTCGATCCTCGACGCTGTCCGCGAGAGCAACACCGCCATTCACCCCGTCGTGTGCATGCCCGAGTACGCCTACGTTGCCGAGGCCATGCCGCAGTGGGTACAGGAGGAGACGGACAAGTACTACGTGTCGCAGCGTGCGGTTGGTTCGCTTATCGACGCTGCACGGACCGACTCCAACCCCACCACCAAAGTGTCCCTGTTCGTGGAGTCCAATGCCGAAGACGACGGCGTGCCCCTGATTGAGAAAGCAGCCCCCGGTGTGAACGCGGCGGTCAGCTCCGAGCACTGGCTGGACATCATGTCCGACGATGCCAACAAGGGTGCCGCGCTGACGTCACTCGCGGAATCGCTGGATGTCGACATCGCCGACACTGCCGCCATCGGTGACTATCTGAACGACACGTCCATGCTCGAAGCTGCTGGCACCGCCGTGGCGATGGGAAACGCGCACAGCGACCTGAAAGCCATCGCCGACGAGATCACCGGCACCAATGCGGAGCACGGTGCTCTCAAAGCAATCCGTAGGTGGCTGGAGGCCAACGCCTAG
- a CDS encoding NRAMP family divalent metal transporter has translation MTTQDGSTKAEVETSNNGKVEAPKGVGSVIGAVFLMATSSIGPGFLTQTSVFTVRLGAAFAFAILISILVDIAIQLNVWRVLGISGLRANELGNSVIPGLGWVMSLLVFAGGMIFNIGNIAGAGLGMNAMLGLDPKIGGGISAVIAVLIFLSKRAGVALDRIVVGLGAIMILLMLYVAIVSQPPVGDALKQTVLPEQVDFAVIVTLIGGSVGGYITFAGVHRIIDSGQTGVENIKNISNASVLGIVVIGIMRVLLFLAVLGVVATGVVLSKDNTAADAFYQAAGEFGLRAFGLVLWAAGLSSVIGASYTSLTFVTTQKTDVKLRNWLTVAFIVVCTILFLLLGTAPQKLLIFAGAFNGLILPIGFAVVMWAALFRKDLLKGYNYPVWMKVIGVIVLAGTFCMGFRSLSGLAALWA, from the coding sequence ATGACTACTCAGGACGGCTCCACCAAGGCAGAGGTTGAGACCTCTAATAACGGAAAAGTGGAGGCGCCCAAGGGCGTCGGCTCCGTTATCGGCGCTGTGTTCCTCATGGCGACCAGCTCGATCGGCCCGGGCTTTCTCACCCAGACCAGTGTGTTCACCGTCCGGTTGGGCGCTGCTTTCGCGTTCGCGATTCTCATCTCCATTCTCGTGGATATCGCGATCCAGCTGAATGTGTGGCGCGTGCTCGGTATCTCGGGGCTGCGTGCTAACGAGCTCGGCAACTCGGTGATTCCTGGGCTGGGATGGGTGATGTCGTTACTGGTCTTCGCAGGCGGCATGATCTTCAATATCGGCAACATCGCCGGTGCAGGGCTGGGAATGAATGCCATGCTCGGCCTTGACCCGAAGATCGGCGGCGGGATCTCAGCGGTGATCGCCGTATTGATCTTCCTGTCCAAACGCGCAGGTGTTGCGCTGGACCGCATTGTTGTGGGCCTCGGCGCGATCATGATCCTGCTCATGCTGTACGTCGCTATTGTCTCCCAGCCGCCCGTCGGAGATGCGTTGAAGCAGACGGTCCTCCCCGAGCAAGTGGACTTTGCAGTCATCGTCACGCTAATCGGCGGCTCGGTCGGCGGCTACATCACCTTCGCCGGTGTCCACCGCATCATTGATTCGGGCCAGACCGGTGTGGAGAATATCAAGAATATTTCGAATGCATCTGTGCTGGGCATCGTGGTGATCGGCATCATGCGTGTGCTTCTCTTCCTCGCGGTGCTCGGCGTGGTTGCTACCGGCGTGGTGCTATCCAAGGACAATACGGCCGCCGATGCTTTCTACCAGGCCGCCGGAGAGTTCGGGCTTCGTGCCTTCGGTCTGGTGCTGTGGGCGGCGGGCCTGTCGTCGGTGATCGGTGCGTCCTACACTTCGCTGACATTCGTGACCACGCAGAAGACAGATGTGAAGCTGCGCAACTGGCTCACGGTGGCGTTCATCGTGGTATGCACGATCCTGTTCCTCCTCCTTGGCACTGCGCCGCAGAAACTGCTCATCTTCGCTGGTGCCTTCAACGGGCTTATCCTGCCGATCGGTTTTGCCGTGGTCATGTGGGCCGCGCTGTTCCGCAAGGATCTACTCAAGGGATACAACTACCCGGTGTGGATGAAGGTCATAGGAGTGATTGTGCTCGCAGGAACCTTCTGCATGGGCTTCCGCTCACTCTCCGGATTGGCAGCACTGTGGGCGTAG
- a CDS encoding urea amidolyase family protein encodes MSGTIKRDIKRVGTRGLMVDLDSLEQVMDLYAALSTEPLERQTDVIAGARTVLVTFDSTSAATAAAEFLRDFEPEAAGSKESREIEIEVCYDGADLDELAEHLGKTRDELIEWHTSTVWKAGFGGFAPGFTYCVPENEADALDVPRRSSPRTEVPAGAVALAGDFSAVYPRTSPGGWQLIGTTTTPMWDSTAKPPALVSPGDTVRYVSVEKLAHEQETSHFELDTPPRMPLFTVDDAGLQTLYQDLGRQGNGSLGVTTSGSSDRASARIANDVVGNKRNATLLENIGGLTMTALTETVVCVTGADTDVFVGQRSFPLATPIIVPAGAQLVVAPPRVGMRSYIAVRGGLIADTELDSAATDLLSGLGPAPIQAGDTVSVSLKKPDTANALLSNPLRVTADTATVRCVLGPRDDWFSTDEVERFFDTTFTVTGESNRVGVRLETDEPLQRDRSGELPSEGMVAGSVQIPPSGQPVVFLRDHAVTGGYPVIATVISEDVDIAAQLSPGSTIRFERYSERD; translated from the coding sequence GTGAGCGGCACCATCAAACGCGACATCAAGCGCGTGGGCACGCGCGGACTCATGGTCGACCTAGACAGCCTCGAACAGGTCATGGATCTCTACGCGGCCTTAAGCACCGAGCCTCTCGAGCGCCAAACCGACGTCATCGCCGGCGCCCGCACCGTGCTGGTCACCTTTGATTCCACCTCAGCGGCTACAGCAGCAGCCGAATTCCTCCGCGACTTCGAACCCGAGGCGGCAGGAAGCAAGGAATCCCGCGAGATCGAAATTGAGGTTTGCTACGACGGCGCAGACCTCGACGAACTAGCTGAACACCTGGGCAAGACCCGCGACGAACTCATCGAATGGCACACGTCCACCGTGTGGAAGGCCGGGTTTGGCGGATTCGCTCCCGGATTCACCTACTGCGTCCCTGAAAACGAGGCAGACGCACTCGACGTGCCACGCCGCTCATCCCCCCGTACTGAGGTCCCAGCCGGCGCCGTCGCATTGGCTGGTGACTTCTCCGCCGTTTACCCGCGCACCTCACCAGGCGGGTGGCAGCTCATCGGCACGACCACGACACCGATGTGGGACTCCACCGCTAAGCCTCCGGCGTTGGTCAGCCCTGGGGATACGGTGCGCTATGTCAGCGTCGAAAAGCTTGCGCACGAGCAAGAGACCAGCCACTTCGAGCTGGACACTCCCCCACGCATGCCGCTGTTCACTGTGGACGACGCTGGACTGCAGACGCTCTACCAGGACCTGGGCAGGCAAGGCAACGGCAGCCTCGGCGTGACCACGTCCGGATCGTCGGACCGTGCGTCCGCGCGCATCGCGAACGACGTGGTGGGCAACAAGCGCAACGCGACTCTCCTGGAAAACATCGGCGGGCTGACTATGACGGCACTGACGGAAACCGTCGTGTGCGTCACCGGTGCCGACACCGACGTGTTCGTGGGCCAGAGGTCGTTCCCACTCGCCACCCCGATCATTGTGCCGGCCGGTGCGCAGCTCGTTGTCGCCCCACCCCGGGTGGGCATGCGCTCTTATATCGCTGTGCGCGGCGGGCTCATCGCCGATACCGAGTTGGATTCCGCCGCGACCGACCTGCTCTCCGGGCTCGGCCCCGCACCGATCCAGGCTGGCGACACCGTTTCCGTGTCGCTGAAGAAGCCGGACACTGCGAACGCCCTGTTGTCCAACCCACTGCGCGTCACCGCTGACACCGCGACCGTGCGCTGCGTGCTCGGCCCGCGCGATGACTGGTTCAGCACAGATGAAGTCGAGCGTTTCTTTGACACGACTTTCACGGTGACCGGCGAATCCAACCGCGTCGGCGTGCGCCTAGAAACAGACGAACCGCTGCAGCGTGATCGCAGTGGCGAACTTCCCTCAGAAGGCATGGTGGCCGGCAGCGTGCAAATCCCGCCCAGCGGCCAGCCCGTCGTGTTCCTGCGTGACCACGCAGTGACCGGTGGCTATCCCGTCATTGCCACCGTGATCAGTGAAGACGTCGACATTGCCGCGCAACTTTCCCCTGGCTCCACCATCCGCTTCGAACGATACAGCGAAAGAGATTAA